In the genome of Bacteroidales bacterium, the window TTTTTCAATACATAAACCTCAGCTTTAAACTTAGTATGAGGAGTGATTGAACCCGGTTTGGCAATTACCTGACCGCGTTTAATATTATTCTTGTCGATACCGCGAAGCAACAGACCAACGTTATCTCCAGCTTCACCCCTGTCAAGAATCTTACGGAACATTTCAACTCCTGTAACGACAGTTTTCATTTTTTCAGCTCCCAGACCAATAATCTCCATTTCGTCACCGGTATTTACAACACCTGTTTCGATACGGCCTGTAGCTACAGTACCACGACCTGTGATGGAAAATACGTCTTCAACCGGCATCAGGAATGGTTTTTCGTTTTCACGGGGAGGAATAGGAATATAAGTATCCACTGCATCCATCAATTCCATGACTTTGTCTACCCATTGAGGCTCATTATTCAATCCGCCAAGAGCAGATCCACGGATAACAGGAACATTATCACCGTCATAGTCATAGAAACTCAACAATTCGCGCATTTCCATTTCAACCAGGTCAAGCATTTCTTCGTCATCTACCAGGTCAACCTTGTTCATGAAAACCACAATCTTGGGAACATTTACCTGACGAGCCAAAAGAATGTGTTCACGAGTCTGAGGCATAGGACCATCAGTTGCAGCAACAACGATGATAGCACCGTCCATCTGTGCAGCACCTGTAACCATGTTTTTCACATAGTCAGCGTGACCCGGACAGTCAACGTGAGCATAGTGACGGCTGGCTGTTTGGTATTCAACGTGAGATGTATTAATGGTAATACCCCTTTCTTTTTCTTCAGGAGCATTGTCGATTGAGTCGAAAGAACGCAATTCTGATAAGCCCTTTGAGGCCAATACAGTTGTGATCGCTGCGGTAAGCGTAGTCTTACCGTGGTCAACGTGACCAATAGTACCAATGTTCACGTGCGGTTTGGACCTGTCAAATTTTTCTTTTGCCATGATAATAAAAAATTAAAATATAGGTTTTTAAGATGATATTTTGTATTAACTTAATTCGTTACAATATAACACTCATGCCTAGAGCCAATGATGGGAATTGAACCCATGACCCCTTCCTTACCAAGGAAGTGCTCTACCTCTGAGCTACATCGGCGGCGAATATTGAGCGGGAGACGAGGCTCGAACTCGCGGCCCTAACCTTGGAAGGGTTATGCTCTACCAACTGAGCTACTCCCGCTTGTATACGCTTTTGAAATTTTTGTGGGGAGAGGAGGATTCGAACCTCCGAAGTCGTAAGACAACAGATTTACAGTCTGCCCCATTTGGCCGCTCTGGAATCTCCCCAAAGAGATTACAATTTTTTTTAAATTTCAAAAACTGCTTCTAATAAACTTAAGAACCCGAGCCGATGGAGGGATTCGAACCCCCGACCAGCTGATTACAAATCAGCTGCTCTGGCCAACTGAGCTACATCGGCAATGATCATTTTAGAGACTATGCGTCAAAAAACGAGTGCGCAAAGGTATATACTTTTTTCCATTACGCAATATTTTTCGTAACTTTTCTTTACAAATTTTGTCCATTTTCTAAAAATGGCTGAGAATAAGCACGTTTAAAAATATTTTTTTAGGAAACAAAAATATAAATAATATTTATTATTCTAAAAGATATTCAAAGACAAATAATATTTTCATTAAAATCAATCATTCTTTGTACCTTTGCTCAGACTTTTCATTCACGTGTTATTGATAACCACGTATAAAAAACAATAATAATGACAAAACAGGTTTCTCTTTCTTTCATGTTATTGGGCACACTTTTCACCGTATGCCTTATCCTTTCAAACCTTCTGGCAACTAAACTTATTGTTATTGGCGGATTATCAGCTACAGCGGGATTAATCATTTTTCCGATATCATACATCATTAATGACACGATTGTAGAGGTATGGGGATATCGTAAAGCACGACTTATTATATGGCTGGCTTTTACCATGAATTTTCTGGCCATCATTTTTATTCAGCTATCTATAAAAATTATGCCTGCGCCTTATTGGGACGGGCAGGATGCATATGCAACAACATTCAGCCAGGCTCCGAGAGTCGCATTTGCCAGTTTGATCGCTTTTTTATCCGGATCATTGATTAATGCATACATAATGAGCCGCATGAAGGTACGTTCGCAGGGAAAAAGATTTGGTCTCAGGGCTATTGTTTCTACCATTTTCGGAGAAGCTTCGGATTCCTTGTTGTTCTTTATTATCGCTTTTTCAGGAATTGTGGCTTGGAAAGAAATCCTGATAATGATCGCTGTCCAGACCGTTCTTAAATCAGCTTACGAGGTAATTATTCTCCCGGTAACCACTGTCGTGGTCAAGTATATCAAACGGACAGAAAAAACCGATGTATTTGATGAAAATATATCATACCATATATTAAAAGTAAAAGAAGTATCATAACCATGATTCAAGATTTGAGATTTAAAATTAGACAAAACAGAATTTTGAACTTTGAACCCCAAAGGGCTCAACGAAGTTAATCCGGAATGTTAAAATTAATTTTATTCACATGAATTTCAATAGTTCCGCATTGGTATTATCATCCGGCGGACAGGATTCCACTGTATGCCTATTCTGGGCACTCCAACATTTCGAACATGTGGAAGCCTTATGTTTCCGGTATGGGCAACGTCACGAAACGGAAATAGAGGCAGCACGGTCTATTGCAAAGAAGGCCAATGTAAAATTTCACTTGATCGATGCGGGAATGATTGCAGGATTAAGCAGCAATTCCCTTACAGATTTATCTGTTACCATGGATAAGGAACAAAAAGGTAATGCTCCTCCAAACACTTTTGTCCCGGGACGGAATCTTTTATTCATCAATCTGGCGGCTGTTATTGCTTATGAAAATCATATAGCAAATATTGTAACAGGCGTTTCACAAGCAGATTATAGCGGTTATCCGGATTGCCGGGATACATTTATCCGTTCCCTCAACACTACATTGAACCTCGCCATGGATACACAATTTATCATCCATACTCCTTTGATGTGGCGGGATAAGGAAGAAGTGTGGGCCCTTGCAGGAGAACTCGGGGTTTTTAACCTGGTGAAGAATGAAACGGTTACCTGTTATAACGGCATTATTGCAGAAGGTTGCGGAGAATGTCCTTCTTGTAAGCTTCGTCGTAACGGACTGGAAAAATATGTACAAAGAAAAAATATATAAATTATGTCACTCAGCTTATTAGGTAAAAAAACAGATTATCCTTTTAATTATGATCCTTCCATATTGGAAGCATTCGACAACCAGCATCCGGACCATGATTACTGGGTACGGTTCAACTGTCCGGAATTTACCAGCTTATGTCCCATTACCTCACAACCTGATTTCGCTACCATATATATCAACTATATCCCGGCAGAAAAAATGGTAGAAAGTAAAAGTCTGAAACTATACTTGTTTAGTTTTCGCAACCATGGTTCTTTTCATGAAGATTGCGTCAACATTATTATGAAAGACCTGATCAAGCTGATGGAACCAAAATATATTGAAGTGTGGGGTGTTTTCACTCCACGGGGGGGGATCAGCATCTACCCTTTCTGTAATTATGGAAAGGATGAATCACGCTACCAGGAAATGGCACAATACCGGATGATGCATCATGACCTGAAACTTCCGTAACGATCTATTCGTGATTATACAAATAAATTATAGTAATTCCTGAAGTTGCTCCAGCTTCATTCCCCTGGAACCTTTGATCAATATGGTAAATGCTTCCGGAGGATCATTGGCCAGCGCATCTTTCAATGTCCCTATATCCTCAAATGCGCGGATCCCGGGAATATCTTTTGCCGCTTCAAAAAAACTCCTGCCAACAACTATGTTTTCTGTTTCAGGATGATTCATCAATATACGAACAATCTCTGCATGCTCTGCTGCTGATTCAAGACCCAGTTCAAACATATCACCCAGTATCGTCATTCTTTTCCCTTGAACCTGCTCAAAGAAATTATTGAGGGATTCTTTCATACTGGTAGGATTGGCATTATAGTAGTCAAGCAAAAGAAGATTCCGTCCGGTTTGCAAGACCTGCGACCGGTTATTTTGTGGAACATACCCTGAAAGAGATATAATGATCTCCTCTTCAGGCACCTGGAAATAATCACCGATACAAGCAGCAGACACAATATTTTCCAGATTATATGCACCTGCCAGATGTGTCTGGATAGTATAGGTTTTCTCATTTATAGAAAGCTCCATATAAAGATAAGGAGAAGCTGATAATACCCTGCCAATATAAGGGCTTTCACCATATGCTATCATATTTGCCTGAACCTCTGCCAATAATTCCTTCAAGACCGGATTCGTAGCATTAAAGAAAATGGTTCCTTTATGTTTATCGAGATAGTCATAAAGTTCTTTCTTGGCTTTTTTCACACCTTGAAAACCTCCGAATCCTTCCAGGTGAGCCTTTCCGATATTGGTAATCAGGCCATGTGTCGGCTCTGCAATATTGCATAATAAGCTGATCTCTTGTTGGTGATTAGCTCCCATCTCAATAATGGCCATCTCGGTGTTCCGGTTCAACTGCAGCAACGTCAGGGGTACTCCAATATGATTGTTCAGATTTCCGGAAGTAGCCAGTACCTGGTATTTTGAAGACAAAACACTTTTCATTAATTCTTTGGTGGTTGTTTTGCCGTTCGTACCTGTAACTGCGATCACCGGAATTGTAAATTTCCGGCGATGGAACCGGGCCAGATCCTGCAATGCAGCCAATGTATCTTCTACCAGAATAAACCGTTCATCAATTGCTACATCGGGCTT includes:
- the queC gene encoding 7-cyano-7-deazaguanine synthase QueC; its protein translation is MNFNSSALVLSSGGQDSTVCLFWALQHFEHVEALCFRYGQRHETEIEAARSIAKKANVKFHLIDAGMIAGLSSNSLTDLSVTMDKEQKGNAPPNTFVPGRNLLFINLAAVIAYENHIANIVTGVSQADYSGYPDCRDTFIRSLNTTLNLAMDTQFIIHTPLMWRDKEEVWALAGELGVFNLVKNETVTCYNGIIAEGCGECPSCKLRRNGLEKYVQRKNI
- the queF gene encoding preQ(1) synthase, with translation MSLSLLGKKTDYPFNYDPSILEAFDNQHPDHDYWVRFNCPEFTSLCPITSQPDFATIYINYIPAEKMVESKSLKLYLFSFRNHGSFHEDCVNIIMKDLIKLMEPKYIEVWGVFTPRGGISIYPFCNYGKDESRYQEMAQYRMMHHDLKLP
- a CDS encoding queuosine precursor transporter, whose product is MTKQVSLSFMLLGTLFTVCLILSNLLATKLIVIGGLSATAGLIIFPISYIINDTIVEVWGYRKARLIIWLAFTMNFLAIIFIQLSIKIMPAPYWDGQDAYATTFSQAPRVAFASLIAFLSGSLINAYIMSRMKVRSQGKRFGLRAIVSTIFGEASDSLLFFIIAFSGIVAWKEILIMIAVQTVLKSAYEVIILPVTTVVVKYIKRTEKTDVFDENISYHILKVKEVS
- the tuf gene encoding elongation factor Tu encodes the protein MAKEKFDRSKPHVNIGTIGHVDHGKTTLTAAITTVLASKGLSELRSFDSIDNAPEEKERGITINTSHVEYQTASRHYAHVDCPGHADYVKNMVTGAAQMDGAIIVVAATDGPMPQTREHILLARQVNVPKIVVFMNKVDLVDDEEMLDLVEMEMRELLSFYDYDGDNVPVIRGSALGGLNNEPQWVDKVMELMDAVDTYIPIPPRENEKPFLMPVEDVFSITGRGTVATGRIETGVVNTGDEMEIIGLGAEKMKTVVTGVEMFRKILDRGEAGDNVGLLLRGIDKNNIKRGQVIAKPGSITPHTKFKAEVYVLKKEEGGRHTPFHNKYRPQFYLRTLDVTGEITLPEGREMVMPGDNVTITVELIYPVAINQGLRFAIREGGRTVGAGQVVEIVE
- the murF gene encoding UDP-N-acetylmuramoyl-tripeptide--D-alanyl-D-alanine ligase, producing the protein MQIDDLYTLFTRYPKVVTDTRKAETGSIFFALKGEQFDGNDFAATALHAGCAYAVVDKPDVAIDERFILVEDTLAALQDLARFHRRKFTIPVIAVTGTNGKTTTKELMKSVLSSKYQVLATSGNLNNHIGVPLTLLQLNRNTEMAIIEMGANHQQEISLLCNIAEPTHGLITNIGKAHLEGFGGFQGVKKAKKELYDYLDKHKGTIFFNATNPVLKELLAEVQANMIAYGESPYIGRVLSASPYLYMELSINEKTYTIQTHLAGAYNLENIVSAACIGDYFQVPEEEIIISLSGYVPQNNRSQVLQTGRNLLLLDYYNANPTSMKESLNNFFEQVQGKRMTILGDMFELGLESAAEHAEIVRILMNHPETENIVVGRSFFEAAKDIPGIRAFEDIGTLKDALANDPPEAFTILIKGSRGMKLEQLQELL